GCAGGATGATGAACAGGATCCAAATCTGCTGCCGGCTCGTATGCCTCCAGATATATTTGGCGAGATTCTTATCCATGCGCGACGAAGCGCCCGGGGCGCCGAGGCAGATCGAATGATTCGCTAGAATTAAACATGACCACTCGCCTCAGCATACAAAATCACCTCTGCCGCGGATACTGGCATAAATTCCTTTTAAATCAAGGTTCGGCCACATGCCGGCGCAGGATGCGCGCGGTTTCGGCGGCGCCGTCGAGATTGAGCACCACGGCACTTCGCTGCGGCATCGTCGCGATCGTCCGGCTCAGGCTTTCGGGCGTGAGCATGTCTTCACGCAGCATCGCCGCGAGTTCCAGCGCCTCGAGGCGCCTGGCCCGGTCGGTCTGCTCGGTCTCGCCGCCCGCCGCGAAAGGAATGAGGATAGCCGGACACTGCGCCCGGAGAATATCGCAGACCGTGTTGTAGCCGGCCTGCGAGATCGACAGGCTGGCACGCGCCAGCAGGCCCGGAAAGTCGCTGCGGAAGGTTTCGAGCGCGACGCCGCGCGGGAGGCGTGCCGTAAGCTCCTGTTTCTCCGCCGCGGGGAAGTTGGGCCCGGTGATGATGCACCAACTGGGCCATCGCCCGAGAAACTGAGGCGCCACCGCGATGGCCGTCTCGATGAGCTTGCGGCCAACCACGCCGCCTCCAGCCGAGACCACGACATCGAACCGGTCGGCCGATATCGCCGCCTCGCCGGCGACGAGCCCGGTATAGGCTATGCGCTCGGCAATCTCGCCAGCCTCGGGGAAAGTTTCATCGAGGCGCGCGAAGGCCGGATCGCCATGGACGAGAACGAGATCGAAGTAGTCACGCAACACGCCGAGCGTTTCCTCGGCGCGGCCGGCTTTGCGATTCTCCTGCAATATGTCGCGCACCGAGCTGGCGATGAGTGGCGGCCGCTTTGCCGCGCGCGCATGGCGAAGCAGCGGCAGCAATTCGAAGCGCATCTGGCGCCGGCCGAAGGGAAAGGCCTCGATGACCAGTGCATCGGGCCGGATCGCATCGAATTCCGCGATCAGGCGGTCGCGCCTCGCTGCCTTGAAGGCGTCATCGATTTCGTTGCCGTCGTCGTCGATGAGCGCGGAGAAAGACATGTCGCGCGCCCGGATAGGCGGCAGCTGGACAAGCCTGACCCCGGATGGCGGAAAGCCCGAGACAGGCGCCCCGCCGCTGAGCAGCGTCACATCGTCTCCGGCCCTGGCGAGGGCCGCCGATATACGGCTTACCCGGGCCAGATGCCCGATGCCGAGCAGATGCTGCACATAGATGAGCACCTTCATGCGTGGCCCCGCGCCGCACGAAAGAGCTGGGTGAGTTCGCCAATGCTGTTGGTATGATCGAAATGCCCGCGCACCCGCGTCTCGGCGGCCGCGCCGAGCCGCCGGCGCAGCTGCGGATCGCCGATGGCCCGCGTCAGGGCGGCGCTGAGCGCCCGCGGGTCTTCAGGCGGGACGAGGAGCCCGTCGACACCGTCGCTCAGAAGCTCGGGTACGCCTGAGACCGTCGTTGATATGCAGGCAAGCCCTTGGCTCGACGCCTCGACCAGCACATTGGGCAGGCCGTCGCGGTCGCCGTCGCGGGCGATGCGGCAGGGCAGCACGAAGAGATCGCTTTGCCGGTACTGCGCCAGCACATCTTCCTGGGCGCGCGAACCGAGCCATTCCATGCGCGCCGCAAGGCCAAGCGCCTCGGCCTTGGCCTTGAGCTCGCTCAATTTTTCGCCGCCGCCGATATGGACGAAACGCCAGGCGAGATCCTTCGGCAGCAGCGCCAGGGCGTCGATGAGAATGTCATAGCCCTTCTTTTCGACCGCGCGGCCGACGCTGAGGAGAAGCACCGGATCCTTCGCATCCGTGCCGTCGCGCGCCGGACGCGCTCCGTCGAAGTGAGCGAAACGGGAAAGATCGAGGCCGTGATAACTCAGATGGACGCGCGACGGATCGGGGCTCAGGCTTTGCAGTCTGTCGAAGCCGGCTTTCGTGCAGGTCACCACCCAGCGCGCCTGGCCGAGCTTGGCGCTGAGATCCCAGTCGGGCGACGTCCAGATGTCCTTGGCATGCGCCGAGCAGCTCCAGCCGATATCGAGGATGAGGCTTGCATAGGCTGTGACCGAGCCCGGCGTGTGGATGAAATGCGCATGGAGCCAGTCGACGTCCCGGGGAAATTCGGCGGCGAGCACCAGCGCCTGGCCGAAGCGTCGCCAGCGGTTGCGCGTGAAGTCGCGCTTGAGATCGGCCAGGAAGGTCTGGCGCAAGCGTTTGTAATGCGCAAACCGGCGGGCCTTCCACCAGGAGCGGATGACGCGCCAAGGCTCGTCGTGGAGATATTCCGGCAGGTAGCGCACCGGCGCCTTGATCTCGTCATGGACCGGATGGCGCTTCTTGTCGGTGGGATGGCGCATCGAGACGAGATAAAGCTCATGGCCGGCGCGCTCCAGTCCGAGCAGCTCCTGCGCGATGAAGGTCTCCGACAGGCGCGGATAGCCCTTGAGGACGATGACGATCTTCGTCATGGAGGCGAAATCAGTTGCTGCTTTCGACGACGGTAAGCCGCTTTTGCGAACCGGGTTCGAGCCACTCGCCGACCAGATCGGTGATCTTTTCGAGCCCGTCGAGCTTGAGCTTGGAGGTCACATGCGAGGGCGGCGCCCGGTCGGGCAGACGCTTGAGGGCTTGGGCCAGCCGTGCCGGGTCCTCGGCTTCCGCCGGTAACAGCATGTCGATCACGCCGAGCTCGGCCGCTCGCTTGGCCCGGAT
This genomic stretch from Nordella sp. HKS 07 harbors:
- a CDS encoding glycosyltransferase family protein encodes the protein MKVLIYVQHLLGIGHLARVSRISAALARAGDDVTLLSGGAPVSGFPPSGVRLVQLPPIRARDMSFSALIDDDGNEIDDAFKAARRDRLIAEFDAIRPDALVIEAFPFGRRQMRFELLPLLRHARAAKRPPLIASSVRDILQENRKAGRAEETLGVLRDYFDLVLVHGDPAFARLDETFPEAGEIAERIAYTGLVAGEAAISADRFDVVVSAGGGVVGRKLIETAIAVAPQFLGRWPSWCIITGPNFPAAEKQELTARLPRGVALETFRSDFPGLLARASLSISQAGYNTVCDILRAQCPAILIPFAAGGETEQTDRARRLEALELAAMLREDMLTPESLSRTIATMPQRSAVVLNLDGAAETARILRRHVAEP
- a CDS encoding glycosyltransferase family 4 protein, coding for MTKIVIVLKGYPRLSETFIAQELLGLERAGHELYLVSMRHPTDKKRHPVHDEIKAPVRYLPEYLHDEPWRVIRSWWKARRFAHYKRLRQTFLADLKRDFTRNRWRRFGQALVLAAEFPRDVDWLHAHFIHTPGSVTAYASLILDIGWSCSAHAKDIWTSPDWDLSAKLGQARWVVTCTKAGFDRLQSLSPDPSRVHLSYHGLDLSRFAHFDGARPARDGTDAKDPVLLLSVGRAVEKKGYDILIDALALLPKDLAWRFVHIGGGEKLSELKAKAEALGLAARMEWLGSRAQEDVLAQYRQSDLFVLPCRIARDGDRDGLPNVLVEASSQGLACISTTVSGVPELLSDGVDGLLVPPEDPRALSAALTRAIGDPQLRRRLGAAAETRVRGHFDHTNSIGELTQLFRAARGHA